From a single Molothrus ater isolate BHLD 08-10-18 breed brown headed cowbird chromosome Z, BPBGC_Mater_1.1, whole genome shotgun sequence genomic region:
- the PLPPR1 gene encoding phospholipid phosphatase-related protein type 1 — MALGNNTQRSYSIIPCFIFVELVIMAGTVLLAYYFEYTDTFQVHIQGFFCQDGNLMKPYPGTEDESFISPLVLYCVLASTPTAIIFIGEISMYFIKSTRETLIIQEKTILTGECCYLNPLLRRIIRFIGVFAFGLFATDIFVNAGQVVTGNLAPYFLTVCKPNYTGNDCRAHHQFINNGNICTGDVEVIEKARRSFPSKHAALSIYSALYATMYITSTIKTKSSRLAKPVLCLGTLCAAFLTGLNRVSEYRNHCSDVIAGFILGSSVALFLGICVVHNFKGSHAAPSKPKPEDPRGMPLMAFPRVESPLETLCAQNHSASMTEVT; from the exons CTCGTCATCATGGCTGGGACTGTTCTGCTCGCCTACTACTTCGAGTACACTGACACTTTTCAGGTGCATATCCAAGGTTTCTTCTGTCAGGATGGCAATTTGATGAAACCGTATCCCGGCACGGAGGACGAGAGCTTCATTTCGCCACTTGTGCTGTACTGTGTGCTGGCTTCAACCCCGACAGCGATT ATTTTTATTGGTGAGATATCCATGTATTTCATAAAGTCAACCCGAGAAACCCTCATTATTCAAGAGAAAACTATTTTGACTGGAGAGTGCTGTTACCTGAACCCACTGCTTCGAAGAATAATACGTTTTATAG GAGTGTTTGCATTTGGACTTTTTGCCACTGACATCTTTGTAAATGCTGGCCAGGTTGTGACTGGGAACTTGGCTCCCTACTTCCTGACCGTCTGCAAGCCCAACTACACTGGGAACGACTGCCGGGCCCACCACCAGTTCATCAACAACGGCAACATCTGCACGGGGGATGTAGAGGTGATTGAAAAGGCCAGGAGATCCTTTCCATCCAAACATGCTGCTCTGAGCATCTACTCAGCTTTATATGCCACG ATGTACATCACAAGCACAATTAAAACAAAGAGTAGCAGGCTAGCCAAGCCCGTGCTGTGTCTGGGAACCCTGTGCGCTGCCTTCCTCACTGGGCTAAATCGAGTGTCTGAGTATCGAAACCACTGTTCGGATGTGATTGCAGGCTTCATCCTGGGGAGTTCTGTAGCCTTGTTTCTG GGGATATGTGTTGTCCATAACTTTAAGGGCAGTCATGCAGCTCCTTCTAAACCGAAGCCTGAAGACCCACGAGGAATGCCACTAATGGCTTTTCCCAGGGTGGAAAGTCCTCTGGAGACACTGTGTGCACAG aaTCACTCTGCCTCTATGACTGAAGTGACCTGA
- the LOC118699385 gene encoding 39S ribosomal protein L50, mitochondrial-like isoform X2, with the protein MAALRVAARQGPGLGSAGLRALWGGRRKEEREVEADGAVPEKERSEPSLMHPLPRCQSYVPPEDLQSCLESHVREVFGPSVPEDWQQAPLQDKRLKHRLLARLAAELGHAVPNSQLHCMRRAGDVLGFYRTPVRDSSKIDELAAAELPPNLKIIWQQ; encoded by the exons ATGGCGGCGCTGCGGGTGGCGGCGCGGCAGGGACCGGGGCTCGGCTCTGCGGGGCTCAGGGCGCTGTGGGGCGGCCGCAG gaaggaggaaagagaagtgGAAGCAGACGGAGCAGTTCCTGAGAAGGAGAGGAGCGAGCCCAGCCTGATGCACCCCCTGCCCCGCTGCCAGAGCTACGTCCCGCCCGaggacctgcagagctgcctcgAGTCCCACGTCAGGGAGGTCTTCGGGCCCTCCGTTCCCGAGGACTGGCAGCAGGCTCCGCTGCAGGATAAGCGGCTGAAGCACCGCCTGCTGGCCCGGCTGGCGGCGGAGCTGGGACACGCTGTCCCCAACTCGCAACTGCACTGCATGCGCCGTGCCGGGGACGTGCTGGGCTTCTACCGCACCCCCGTGAGGGACAGCAGCAAGATCGATGAACTCGCGGCCGCAGAGCTGCCCCCGAACCTGAAAATCATCTGGCAGCAGTGA
- the LOC118699385 gene encoding 39S ribosomal protein L50, mitochondrial-like isoform X1: MAALRVAARQGPGLGSAGLRALWGGRSRKEEREVEADGAVPEKERSEPSLMHPLPRCQSYVPPEDLQSCLESHVREVFGPSVPEDWQQAPLQDKRLKHRLLARLAAELGHAVPNSQLHCMRRAGDVLGFYRTPVRDSSKIDELAAAELPPNLKIIWQQ, encoded by the exons ATGGCGGCGCTGCGGGTGGCGGCGCGGCAGGGACCGGGGCTCGGCTCTGCGGGGCTCAGGGCGCTGTGGGGCGGCCGCAG caggaaggaggaaagagaagtgGAAGCAGACGGAGCAGTTCCTGAGAAGGAGAGGAGCGAGCCCAGCCTGATGCACCCCCTGCCCCGCTGCCAGAGCTACGTCCCGCCCGaggacctgcagagctgcctcgAGTCCCACGTCAGGGAGGTCTTCGGGCCCTCCGTTCCCGAGGACTGGCAGCAGGCTCCGCTGCAGGATAAGCGGCTGAAGCACCGCCTGCTGGCCCGGCTGGCGGCGGAGCTGGGACACGCTGTCCCCAACTCGCAACTGCACTGCATGCGCCGTGCCGGGGACGTGCTGGGCTTCTACCGCACCCCCGTGAGGGACAGCAGCAAGATCGATGAACTCGCGGCCGCAGAGCTGCCCCCGAACCTGAAAATCATCTGGCAGCAGTGA